In a single window of the Desulfovibrio mangrovi genome:
- a CDS encoding nitroreductase family protein produces the protein MSAEAVLTAIKERRSIRKYTAEPVDDEAVRAILEAGRWAPSGMNNQPFRFLVLRKDDPRFETLSGLTKYTHIVKSCPVMIGLFLDKKATYHEHKDHQSAGACVQNMMLAAHALGLGTVWLGQMMNNAPQVLEALSLSPDDYEFITVITIGHPAEAGKANRHPLDHYMLETF, from the coding sequence ATGAGCGCAGAAGCCGTACTGACAGCTATCAAGGAGCGGCGCAGCATTCGCAAGTATACTGCTGAGCCGGTAGACGATGAAGCCGTTCGTGCCATTCTGGAGGCCGGACGATGGGCCCCCAGCGGGATGAACAACCAGCCTTTCCGCTTTCTCGTGCTGCGCAAGGACGATCCCCGTTTCGAGACCCTTTCCGGCCTGACCAAATACACACACATCGTGAAGAGCTGTCCGGTAATGATCGGACTGTTCCTCGACAAGAAGGCCACCTATCACGAACACAAGGACCACCAGTCCGCAGGCGCCTGCGTCCAAAACATGATGCTGGCCGCTCACGCGCTGGGACTGGGCACCGTATGGCTGGGCCAGATGATGAACAACGCCCCGCAGGTTCTGGAAGCCCTGAGCCTTTCGCCGGACGACTATGAGTTCATTACGGTCATTACCATAGGCCACCCTGCGGAAGCGGGCAAAGCGAACCGCCACCCTCTTGATCACTACATGCTGGAGACATTCTGA
- a CDS encoding MBL fold metallo-hydrolase — translation MQVKTFPLGPLDTNCHLAWHDGLAVAVDPGGDPARVVTFLEKNNLKLTHILNTHLHFDHIYGNQALQEATGAPILACSMDAYMLDSELGTGGMWGFPKVTPFAFETIEEGDHTFMGLPCKVLHTPGHSPGSLSFYFPDGGVVFVGDLLFYRSIGRTDFPGGSLNALKGSVTTKIFTLPKETVVYSGHGPETAVGDEQLNNPFFTEFVR, via the coding sequence ATGCAGGTCAAAACCTTTCCCCTCGGCCCTCTGGACACCAACTGCCACCTCGCATGGCATGACGGCCTTGCAGTTGCTGTCGATCCCGGCGGAGATCCTGCCCGAGTGGTGACCTTTCTCGAGAAGAACAACCTCAAACTCACCCACATTCTGAACACGCACCTGCACTTTGACCATATTTACGGCAATCAGGCGTTGCAGGAAGCAACCGGCGCTCCCATCCTTGCCTGCAGCATGGACGCGTACATGCTGGATTCGGAACTGGGCACCGGTGGCATGTGGGGGTTCCCCAAGGTCACTCCCTTTGCCTTTGAAACCATAGAAGAAGGCGATCACACGTTCATGGGCCTGCCTTGCAAGGTGCTGCACACCCCCGGTCACTCTCCGGGCAGTCTTTCCTTCTACTTCCCCGATGGGGGCGTGGTCTTTGTGGGCGACCTGCTGTTCTACCGTTCCATCGGACGCACGGACTTCCCCGGCGGCAGCCTCAACGCACTCAAAGGCTCCGTGACGACCAAGATTTTCACCCTGCCCAAGGAAACTGTGGTATATTCCGGCCACGGACCGGAAACCGCTGTCGGCGACGAACAGCTGAACAACCCATTTTTCACGGAGTTTGTAAGGTAA
- a CDS encoding flavodoxin family protein, producing the protein MTKQASLSSTNGIDAPIVAISCSPRAGGNSDNACKLFMEGVTAAGGTARMVLLRHYDVHHCVSCHRCERDPAQGCYLSEKDQSNDLFRILLTAPVIFFASPIYFYHVPSHFKAFIDRCQCFWMRYQAGESSITGLPPRKAFLAMMGARPRGEKLFEGSVLTLKCFLQPFNFTLQQPLLMYGLDGPRDLVNNDDDCENLRRMGMDAQKAVEEYLAQNKG; encoded by the coding sequence ATGACGAAACAAGCTTCCCTATCCTCCACAAACGGCATAGACGCCCCCATTGTTGCCATTTCCTGCAGCCCCAGAGCCGGAGGCAACAGCGACAACGCCTGCAAGCTGTTCATGGAAGGCGTAACCGCCGCAGGCGGTACGGCCCGGATGGTTCTGCTCCGTCATTACGATGTGCACCACTGTGTTTCCTGCCACCGTTGCGAACGCGACCCCGCCCAGGGCTGCTACCTGAGCGAGAAGGATCAGAGCAACGACCTTTTCCGCATTCTGCTGACAGCTCCGGTCATCTTCTTTGCGTCTCCCATATACTTCTATCACGTGCCGTCGCACTTCAAGGCGTTCATAGACCGCTGCCAGTGTTTCTGGATGCGGTATCAGGCCGGAGAATCAAGCATCACAGGCCTGCCGCCAAGAAAGGCTTTCCTTGCCATGATGGGAGCACGACCGCGCGGCGAGAAGCTCTTTGAAGGCAGTGTGCTGACCCTGAAGTGCTTCCTGCAGCCTTTCAACTTCACCCTGCAGCAACCGCTCCTGATGTATGGACTGGACGGCCCGCGGGATCTGGTAAACAACGATGACGACTGCGAAAACCTCCGCCGCATGGGCATGGACGCCCAG